A window from Candidatus Babeliales bacterium encodes these proteins:
- a CDS encoding superoxide dismutase, protein MMFTVPKLSYSYDALLPYIDAQTMEIHITKHHQAYVDNLNKALLPYPELQKLSLEALLTGIESLPDAIKTAVRNNAGGHYNHTLFWEMMKPSADMKQGLLIAEIQKKFGTYQAFKDQFETAAKTRFGSGWAWLVLNKSGDLEVFSTANQDAPLMQGSVPLLGLDVWEHAYYLHYQNRRPDYIAAWWNVVNWEFVEERYRAVIGK, encoded by the coding sequence ATAATGTTTACTGTGCCAAAACTTTCTTATTCATACGATGCATTGCTTCCATACATTGACGCACAAACCATGGAAATTCATATTACCAAGCATCATCAAGCATACGTTGATAATTTAAACAAAGCGTTATTGCCTTATCCTGAGCTGCAAAAATTGAGCCTTGAAGCTCTTTTAACTGGCATAGAGTCTTTACCAGATGCTATTAAAACAGCAGTCAGAAATAATGCTGGCGGTCACTACAATCACACACTTTTCTGGGAAATGATGAAACCAAGTGCAGATATGAAACAAGGTTTGCTCATTGCAGAAATTCAAAAAAAATTCGGAACGTATCAAGCATTTAAAGATCAGTTTGAAACTGCTGCAAAGACTCGCTTTGGAAGTGGATGGGCTTGGTTAGTTTTAAATAAGTCTGGTGATTTAGAAGTTTTTTCTACAGCAAATCAAGATGCTCCATTGATGCAAGGATCTGTACCGCTTCTTGGACTTGATGTGTGGGAACATGCTTATTATTTGCATTATCAAAATCGTCGACCTGACTACATCGCAGCGTGGTGGAATGTCGTTAATTGGGAATTTGTTGAAGAGCGTTATCGCGCTGTTATTGGAAAATAG
- the rpsI gene encoding 30S ribosomal protein S9 translates to MAQAPASTKKTAKAPALKATSIKPKRVKAIANKPFSQGTGRRKSAVARVLLRKGNGQILINGKSFEEYFTVPASRDACQASFITAPATSGMTADIKVSGGGFSSQAVAAQLGIARALLLFDETLRPELRKLGFLTVDSRVKERKKYGQKGARAKFQFTKR, encoded by the coding sequence ATGGCACAAGCTCCAGCTTCTACAAAGAAAACAGCAAAAGCGCCAGCTTTAAAAGCAACATCTATTAAACCAAAACGAGTAAAGGCTATTGCAAATAAACCTTTTTCTCAAGGCACTGGCAGAAGAAAATCAGCTGTTGCTCGAGTATTGCTTAGAAAAGGCAACGGTCAAATTCTGATTAACGGTAAATCATTCGAAGAATATTTTACAGTTCCTGCATCACGAGACGCTTGCCAAGCATCATTCATAACAGCTCCAGCTACTTCAGGCATGACAGCTGACATCAAAGTTTCTGGCGGCGGATTTAGTTCTCAAGCAGTTGCGGCACAACTCGGTATCGCTCGAGCGCTTCTATTGTTTGATGAAACACTAAGACCCGAACTAAGAAAACTTGGCTTTTTAACCGTTGATTCTCGCGTTAAAGAACGTAAAAAATACGGTCAAAAAGGCGCTCGTGCAAAGTTCCAATTTACAAAAAGATAA
- a CDS encoding GNAT family N-acetyltransferase has protein sequence MKKRFVGLMALLTCLSLGLVGHEFDIEPISSPDLRSERDLFMRSHSFADQGSDFLSNEFDKEEQAYKDQNTQTLFFHATFMDEVIGYISFDASGDHKVHVRHLAIDPEMYEPALIKELLFTVFQVVPQVGFISLVANLQQVDVLQLLEELGFEFACEHQDGIFCTYELFVNNKCKICDVLYGPSFWYGNGDEWDSGSYVTIQEAFSEADDNAGNE, from the coding sequence ATGAAAAAAAGATTTGTTGGGTTGATGGCGTTGCTGACTTGTTTGTCTTTAGGGCTTGTTGGTCATGAATTTGATATTGAGCCTATTTCAAGCCCTGATTTACGTAGCGAGCGTGATCTTTTTATGAGATCTCATAGCTTTGCTGATCAAGGTTCTGATTTTTTATCTAACGAATTTGATAAAGAAGAACAAGCTTACAAAGATCAAAATACGCAAACACTGTTTTTTCATGCAACGTTTATGGATGAAGTGATTGGATATATTTCATTTGATGCTTCTGGTGACCATAAAGTGCATGTACGACATTTGGCTATAGATCCAGAAATGTATGAGCCAGCTTTGATTAAAGAATTATTGTTTACTGTTTTCCAGGTGGTGCCACAAGTCGGCTTTATCTCGTTAGTTGCTAACTTGCAGCAAGTTGACGTTTTGCAATTGCTTGAAGAGCTTGGTTTTGAGTTTGCTTGTGAGCATCAAGATGGAATTTTTTGTACATATGAATTATTTGTGAATAATAAATGTAAAATTTGTGATGTTTTATATGGTCCATCCTTTTGGTATGGCAATGGAGATGAGTGGGATTCGGGCTCATATGTTACCATCCAGGAGGCTTTTTCGGAGGCAGATGATAACGCTGGTAACGAGTAA
- a CDS encoding septum formation initiator family protein, whose translation MTFLMRRLIMFFLVFEVVVFFVLYCFGPKGLTMLVDLRKQQQQTRIDICTIQKEIKTLQSDIEMNFSDFAKEKIAREKLLMKKDQEQVYFKTKVK comes from the coding sequence ATGACATTTTTAATGCGTCGACTTATCATGTTTTTTTTAGTTTTTGAGGTAGTTGTCTTCTTTGTGCTATATTGTTTTGGACCAAAGGGTCTGACAATGTTAGTTGATTTGCGCAAACAACAGCAGCAAACACGAATCGATATCTGTACCATACAAAAAGAAATTAAAACTTTGCAGAGCGATATTGAAATGAACTTCAGCGATTTTGCAAAAGAAAAAATAGCGCGAGAAAAATTGTTAATGAAAAAAGATCAAGAACAAGTTTATTTTAAAACTAAGGTGAAATAA
- a CDS encoding endonuclease Q family protein — protein sequence MKFIADFHIHSKYSHATSKFMDLVSLSTWGQLKGIGVMGTGDFTHPIWQQELKTQLQEVEPGLFELKSEYQKIITSQVTASQVYESCKVNALSPHRFMLSSEVSTVFKRNGRCYRTHSIILAPSFQAVDAITKELEKIGNITSDGRPILGCDAADIVKIVLNASEDCMVIPAHIWTPWYGLLGSKSGFNSVHEAFGYLTQHIYAVEKGLSSNFLMNAQLSELDKFALLCNSDAHSLQNLGREANLLDTDLSYAGITNALRKNDKNELVAGIEFFPERGKYYGDGHRACGVYLTPQQTVACGGICPVCHKPVTIGVLNRVNQLADRTVEQAQEFVRKRYQVVPLFDVISHELKQADTSQKVQKMYHQMLQQVGPEFYILLKASIQQIEQASTPGIAQAIAKIRSGDIVILPGYDGVYGQVQF from the coding sequence ATGAAATTTATTGCTGATTTTCATATTCATTCAAAGTATTCACACGCAACTTCAAAATTTATGGATCTTGTGTCACTCAGTACCTGGGGCCAGCTTAAAGGTATTGGCGTGATGGGAACTGGTGATTTTACACATCCGATCTGGCAACAAGAATTAAAAACGCAATTGCAAGAAGTTGAGCCAGGGTTGTTTGAGCTGAAGTCTGAATATCAAAAAATAATTACGTCACAAGTGACTGCGTCACAAGTATATGAGTCGTGTAAAGTTAACGCGTTATCGCCTCATCGTTTTATGTTGTCTTCTGAGGTGAGTACCGTTTTTAAACGTAACGGACGCTGCTATCGAACTCATAGTATTATTCTAGCACCATCATTTCAGGCAGTTGACGCTATAACTAAAGAGTTAGAAAAAATTGGCAATATTACATCTGATGGTCGACCAATTTTGGGTTGCGACGCGGCCGACATTGTTAAAATTGTTTTAAATGCTTCTGAAGATTGCATGGTAATTCCTGCACATATTTGGACTCCATGGTACGGACTTTTAGGATCGAAGTCAGGTTTCAATTCAGTTCATGAAGCTTTTGGCTATCTTACGCAGCACATCTATGCTGTCGAAAAAGGGTTGTCTTCTAATTTTTTAATGAACGCACAACTCTCCGAGCTCGATAAGTTTGCTCTCTTGTGTAATTCTGATGCGCATAGCTTGCAAAATTTAGGCCGGGAAGCCAACTTACTCGACACTGATTTGTCATACGCCGGAATCACAAACGCGTTGCGTAAAAATGATAAAAATGAGCTCGTTGCAGGAATTGAATTTTTTCCTGAACGGGGAAAATATTATGGAGATGGGCACCGGGCATGCGGTGTTTATTTAACTCCTCAGCAAACGGTTGCATGCGGTGGCATCTGCCCAGTTTGTCATAAGCCTGTGACGATTGGAGTTTTAAATCGAGTAAATCAATTGGCTGATCGAACGGTTGAGCAGGCGCAAGAATTTGTGAGAAAACGATATCAAGTGGTTCCTTTATTTGATGTTATTTCTCATGAACTAAAGCAAGCAGATACGAGTCAAAAAGTTCAGAAAATGTATCATCAAATGCTGCAACAAGTTGGACCTGAATTTTATATACTTTTAAAAGCTTCAATCCAGCAGATTGAGCAAGCATCAACTCCCGGCATTGCTCAAGCCATTGCTAAAATTAGATCGGGAGATATTGTCATTTTGCCAGGGTATGATGGAGTATATGGTCAGGTACAATTTTAA